In Mustela nigripes isolate SB6536 chromosome 10, MUSNIG.SB6536, whole genome shotgun sequence, one DNA window encodes the following:
- the CSRP1 gene encoding cysteine and glycine-rich protein 1: MPNWGGGKKCGVCQKTVYFAEEVQCEGSSFHKSCFLCMVCKKNLDSTTVAVHGEEIYCKSCYGKKYGPKGYGYGQGAGTLSTDKGESLGIKHEETPGHRPTTNPNASKFAQKIGSSERCPRCSQAVYAAEKVIGAGKSWHKSCFRCAKCGKGLESTTLADKDGEIYCKGCYAKNFGPKGFGFGQGAGALVHSE, from the exons ATGCCAAACTGGGGAGGAGGCAAGAAATGTGGGGTGTGCCAGAAGACGGTTTACTTTGCGGAAGAGGTTCAGTGCGAAGGCAGCAGCTTCCATAAATCCTGCTTCCTGTGCA tggTCTGCAAGAAGAATCTGGACAGCACCACTGTGGCCGTGCATGGCGAAGAGATCTACTGCAAGTCTTGTTATGGCAAGAAGTACGGCCCCAAAGGCTACGGCTACGGGCAGGGCGCCGGCACGCTGAGCACCGACAAGGGGGAGTCTCTGGGCATTAAGCACGAGGA GACTCCTGGCCACAGGCCCACCACCAACCCCAATGCCTCCAAGTTTGCACAGAAGATTGGCAGCTCCGAGAGGTGCCCTCGATGCAGCCAGGCAGTCTATGCGGCTGAGAAGGTGATCGGTGCCGGGAAG TCCTGGCATAAGTCCTGCTTCCGGTGTGCCAAGTGCGGCAAAGGCCTCGAGTCCACCACCCTGGCCGACAAGGATGGCGAGATTTACTGCAAAG GATGCTATGCGAAAAACTTCGGACCCAAGGGCTTTGGCTTTGGGCAAGGAGCTGGGGCTTTGGTCCACTCTGAGTGA